A genomic segment from Conger conger chromosome 2, fConCon1.1, whole genome shotgun sequence encodes:
- the eri2 gene encoding ERI1 exoribonuclease 2 isoform X1: MATKKLANELGLVRQRRRPSNENNEKQILCGQLFSYLVVIDFESTCWADKNNYGQEIIEFPAVVLNTRNGKIESEFHTYVQPQEHPILSKFCTELTGIRQEQVEAGVPLHVCLSLFTRWIKTLQEEKNIVFVQEKACSYTGRPCAFVTWSDWDFGVCLQYECKRKQICKPDILNSWIDLRATYKLFYNRKPKGLNGALQDLGITFSGREHSGLDDARNTAHLAWRMITDGCLMKVTSSLDRAPVRTKPLLQMKPNTGNVGQRSVTEEGIKHFLKQPKPGLCEQEAESSKNKHNPEVSSNREICQYQSWVLPKDFSHSLSTPFVKGKPSVPTPASHFGSKGSPLSGTAASLPKSNLVLVATTIGCNTNVHEADANLNTDPATLSCEWSETPFIEAEDSRSYDDVILEDSDSSADHLMDTFTSHQAKGVEHNTECSLVNASSSHSKPILFKNSNTTVYSLEKCRLYSSSSGVFKTPLLSNGKLKGKRIPLSHMPCSAKPKVNCGPEKPEKYSGPNMSTPTRSFTVYKDEDDSCFSIESRLSSGRLSSVPSLPSSLSVNRMSLPSRGTMKMTSPLCTCGRRAKRLTVGNGGPNHGRVFFSCPIGKMGSGIKKSCGFFKWESSLLKAASSTLASHSLCSVPGTSLTSSGKSFINNSFSSHTNFARRPSLRN; the protein is encoded by the exons ATGGCTACAAAAAAATTGGCTAA TGAACTGGGGCTGGTTAGACAACGCAGGCGAccttcaaatgaaaacaatgaaaaacagattCTCTGTG GGCAGCTCTTTTCTTACCTGGTTGTCATAGACTTTGAATCTACTTGTTGGGCAGACAAGAACAATTATGGACAAGAAATAA TTGAATTTCCTGCTGTGGTACTCAACACCAGGAATGGGAAGATTGAATCAGAATTTCATACCTATGTGCAGCCTCAAGAGCATCCTATACTCTCCAAGTTTTGTACAGAACTCACCGGAATCCGACAA GAACAGGTTGAAGCAGGAGTACCTCTCCACGTTTGTTTGTCTCTATTCACCCGCTGGATTAAGACGTTGCAAGAAGAAAAGAACATTGTGTTTGTTCAGGAAAAAGCCTGTTCCTACACTGGCCGTCCTTGTGCCTTCGTCACCTGGTCAG ACTGGGATTTTGGAGTTTGTCTGCAGTATGagtgcaaaagaaaacaaatctgCAAACCTGACATATTAAACAGCTGGATTGATCTCAGAGCAACCTATAAG CTTTTTTATAATCGAAAGCCAAAAGGACTTAATGGGGCCCTGCAGGATCTTGGAATTACATTTTCTGGGCGGGAGCATTCAG gtttgGACGACGCCCGCAATACTGCACATTTGGCTTGGCGAATGATAACTGATGGCTGCCTCATGAAAGTGACCAGCAGTCTGGATAGG GCACCAGTGCGGACAAAGCCCCTACTCCAGATGAAGCCGAACACTGGCAATGTGGGTCAACGTAGCGTGACCGAAGAgggaattaaacattttttgaagcAACCAAAACCTGGACTTTGTGAACAGGAAGCGGAGTCATCCAAGAACAAGCATAATCCTGAAGTTTCTTCCAACCGTGAGATTTGTCAATATCAAAGCTGGGTGCTGCCAAAAGATTTCTCTCATAGTTTAAGCACTCCATTTGTTAAAGGGAAACCCTCGGTACCAACACCAGCAAGTCACTTTGGTTCAAAAGGATCACCGCTGTCTGGAACTGCTGCTTCATTACCTAAAAGTAACCTGGTACTAGTTGCCACCACTATTGGCTGCAATACAAATGTACACGAGGCAGATGCAAACTTAAACACTGACCCTGCAACTTTGTCATGCGAATGGTCAGAAACACCTTTTATAGAAGCGGAGGATTCGCGGTCATATGATGATGTGATTCTGGAGGACAGTGATTCATCTGCAGATCACTTGATGGACACTTTTACATCACATCAGGCAAAGGGTGTGGAACACAATACTGAATGTTCTCTAGTAAATGCTAGTAGCAGCCATTCAAAACCGATTCTTTTCAAAAATTCAAACACAACAGTGTATTCGCTTGAGAAGTGCAGACTTTATTCCTCTAGCAGTGGTGTATTTAAGACTCCGCTTTTGTCAAATGGCAAGCTTAAGGGTAAACGCATACCGCTCTCACATATGCCCTGCAGTGCAAAACCCAAGGTTAACTGTGGTCCAGAAAAGCCAGAAAAATACTCTGGACCTAACATGAGCACACCCACCAGGTCATTTACGGTCTACAAAGATGAGGATGATTCCTGCTTTTCCATCGAGTCTAGGCTATCTTCAGGTAGACTGAGCTCAGTTCCATCCTTGCCCAGCTCTTTATCAGTGAACAGGATGTCTCTTCCTTCAAGGGGCACTATGAAAATGACATCTCCATTGTGCACCTGCGGCCGCAGAGCTAAGAGGCTGACGGTAGGAAATGGAGGACCCAATCATGGCAGAGTTTTCTTCAGCTGTCCCATTGGGAAAATGGGCTCAGGCATCAAAAAGAGCTGTGGATTCTTCAAATGGGAGTCTAGCCTTTTAAAAGCTGCATCAAGCACACTGGCTTCCCACTCCTTGTGTTCTGTGCCTGGTACTAGCTTGACATCATCTGGGAAGAGCTTCATTAACAATAGTTTCTCTTCACATACAAATTTTGCCAGGAGACCCT
- the eri2 gene encoding ERI1 exoribonuclease 2 isoform X2, which yields MATKKLANELGLVRQRRRPSNENNEKQILCGQLFSYLVVIDFESTCWADKNNYGQEIIEFPAVVLNTRNGKIESEFHTYVQPQEHPILSKFCTELTGIRQEQVEAGVPLHVCLSLFTRWIKTLQEEKNIVFVQEKACSYTGRPCAFVTWSDWDFGVCLQYECKRKQICKPDILNSWIDLRATYKLFYNRKPKGLNGALQDLGITFSGREHSGLDDARNTAHLAWRMITDGCLMKVTSSLDRVSGFVMGPNAATRPSVPFRHQCGQSPYSR from the exons ATGGCTACAAAAAAATTGGCTAA TGAACTGGGGCTGGTTAGACAACGCAGGCGAccttcaaatgaaaacaatgaaaaacagattCTCTGTG GGCAGCTCTTTTCTTACCTGGTTGTCATAGACTTTGAATCTACTTGTTGGGCAGACAAGAACAATTATGGACAAGAAATAA TTGAATTTCCTGCTGTGGTACTCAACACCAGGAATGGGAAGATTGAATCAGAATTTCATACCTATGTGCAGCCTCAAGAGCATCCTATACTCTCCAAGTTTTGTACAGAACTCACCGGAATCCGACAA GAACAGGTTGAAGCAGGAGTACCTCTCCACGTTTGTTTGTCTCTATTCACCCGCTGGATTAAGACGTTGCAAGAAGAAAAGAACATTGTGTTTGTTCAGGAAAAAGCCTGTTCCTACACTGGCCGTCCTTGTGCCTTCGTCACCTGGTCAG ACTGGGATTTTGGAGTTTGTCTGCAGTATGagtgcaaaagaaaacaaatctgCAAACCTGACATATTAAACAGCTGGATTGATCTCAGAGCAACCTATAAG CTTTTTTATAATCGAAAGCCAAAAGGACTTAATGGGGCCCTGCAGGATCTTGGAATTACATTTTCTGGGCGGGAGCATTCAG gtttgGACGACGCCCGCAATACTGCACATTTGGCTTGGCGAATGATAACTGATGGCTGCCTCATGAAAGTGACCAGCAGTCTGGATAGGGTGAGTGGGTTTGTCATGGGTCCCAATGCTGCAACTCGTCCTTCAGTTCCCTTCAG GCACCAGTGCGGACAAAGCCCCTACTCCAGATGA